The genomic segment TCGCTTTCAGGAGAAGAAGTTACATTCTCTTCTGTATTGGAGGAACTCACCATGTTGTCCTTCAGCTCCGCCTTCTTTCCGTTTGCCTTCCTTGAACTTCCCTCCCCTCCTTTGTCTTGAAGCGCTTGATTAAACAACTCATCAAGCAACCTGTTGAACTCCTCAAATGTAAGATCATCCTCCTTTTTCTTCTCCGGTCTACCTACCACCATCGCAGGCGCTCTCACGCTCGCCTGCCTCTCAACCTTCACCTTATTGGCCTTAGGTATAGGCTTCTCCTCCCCACGATGCATCGTCATCCATATCCCTACTCCTCCAAGCATCATCACGACTGCTCCCGTTATCGCTACCTTCGTTGATACCTTCATAACGACACCTCCTATCAGCTTGAGCATCTTTTCCCAGGGTATCAGGATAATCCCGCTCAACCTCTCCCTCACCTTCCGCTTTACTTTTTTCAATCCTCTTCGTATCCGCTTTGCGACGGCATCGTATGACATGTTATACTCCTCGCTCAAATCCCTGTAGCTCCTCCCATCGAAGATCCACTTTCTCAGCATCTCCCCATCCATATCCGGAAGTCCATCGATTGCCTCTGACGCCTCTCTTACAAGCTCATCCCTCAGGATATCATCCTCGAAGGAGGGCATCTGCAGCCTATCAGGGTCTATCTCGGAAAGAGAGATGAACTGCGGCTCTCTCATCCTCCTCCTCGCCTGATCCATCGCAAGGTTGAAGGCTATCCTCATGACCCATGATCGGAAGGAGGAAGGTCTTCTCAGCTTTCTGAGATGCAGATACGCCCTGAGGAAAGCCTCCTGAGCTATCTCCTCCGCGTCGAGTGGATCAGTGATGAGGGAACAGAGGGCGCTGCAGACCGAGTCGAAGTACTTCTCCACCAGTTTGCAGAACGCAGAGCTATCGCCTGAGATGGCTTTCCGTATCAGACGCTCGTCCTTCATGATGTTCCTCCATATATATAGACGTAATTTCGGGCGGAGGTTGGACAGGAAATTTTATCTGACATCGGAGGAACGATTCTCAAAGTAGGGAGCGCGGCGATAGGGGACAAGGAAAACCGTTATGCTCCTATTCGACGCTCTGGAATAGACTGGAAAACGCCTTATAAATCTCCCTTCCTCGGCGATGCGATCCCTGAGCCGATGATCCGGATCGATCACGTTCATGTTCGATTCGTCCAGGATAAACCAAATCCTCCTTTTATTTCGAAGATAACGTCCGCCGCTTGGGCGGATCTGCAAGCCACCGGGCGTTACTATCCACGACGAAGCAACGGTATTTCGCCGTAGTGGCCGAACAGAACACGCTATGGATCTACTTATATCGCTTTACCCAGTAATCTCCATCCTTATAACAAGTGGTGTTGGGGCAGTCAGGATCGGGTCCGGATGCCCTCTGACAGGGCACCTTCCCTACGTAAGGCTCGGAATACAGGTTGATCCCCACAACGATCAGAGCGACAAGGGCCGAGATCCCATACCAGAGCAACCTCCTCCTTTCCATTTACAATTCACTCCCTTTCCTTGGATTTTAACCTCTCCAGAACTCTCTCATAGCGATGATTGTACTTTTCTCTCAGAAACTTAAGGGCGGCAGGATTTCCTTGAAGGGCGTATTGTTACAGAAC from the Candidatus Poribacteria bacterium genome contains:
- a CDS encoding sigma-70 family RNA polymerase sigma factor; the encoded protein is MKDERLIRKAISGDSSAFCKLVEKYFDSVCSALCSLITDPLDAEEIAQEAFLRAYLHLRKLRRPSSFRSWVMRIAFNLAMDQARRRMREPQFISLSEIDPDRLQMPSFEDDILRDELVREASEAIDGLPDMDGEMLRKWIFDGRSYRDLSEEYNMSYDAVAKRIRRGLKKVKRKVRERLSGIILIPWEKMLKLIGGVVMKVSTKVAITGAVVMMLGGVGIWMTMHRGEEKPIPKANKVKVERQASVRAPAMVVGRPEKKKEDDLTFEEFNRLLDELFNQALQDKGGEGSSRKANGKKAELKDNMVSSSNTEENVTSSPESEEVKGKKGDDGLSELIQKILDLATEHQALLEEYRVLSDEYEVCKDPVRKHEIYLEWDKLGQKLDDLEWKAKFLFVEYHLRTGDTAAFEPGGWIDSLGVLKAAKIERDADGVWHVQWLPGKYLH